In Deltaproteobacteria bacterium, a single genomic region encodes these proteins:
- a CDS encoding VOC family protein yields the protein MLTALDHFVIAVRDLTSAQRSYARLLGRAATWRGEHPALGTENALFRLENTYLELLAPAAGAGRWLGDWLDASGEGVFALAFATPDAEAFRAHAQARGLAPSALQPGLGRDSDSGAFRKWRNVLLDRAATHGLQLFAIEHLSPPDLLPLSPATDENAGATTDSVDHLVIATPDAERAKSLYGEALGIRLGLDKEFPWGARQQFFRLGHFTLEVVSSLKPDAPRTGPDRPAGVAYRVADAPAAHARLSEAGFDLTPCKPGRKPGTFVFTVKSGTCGVPTLMIQPSVSERRPG from the coding sequence ATGCTGACTGCACTCGACCACTTCGTGATCGCCGTTCGCGACCTCACCTCCGCGCAGCGCAGCTACGCACGCCTGCTCGGGCGCGCCGCAACCTGGCGCGGCGAGCACCCGGCCCTCGGCACTGAGAACGCGCTGTTTCGGCTCGAGAACACGTACCTCGAGCTGCTCGCGCCAGCGGCTGGCGCCGGACGCTGGCTCGGTGACTGGCTCGACGCGAGCGGCGAGGGCGTCTTCGCGCTCGCGTTCGCGACCCCCGATGCCGAGGCGTTTCGCGCGCACGCGCAAGCGCGCGGGCTCGCGCCGAGCGCGCTGCAGCCGGGCCTCGGGCGCGACTCGGACTCGGGGGCGTTTCGCAAGTGGCGCAACGTGCTGCTCGATCGAGCCGCGACCCACGGCCTGCAGCTCTTCGCGATCGAGCATCTCTCGCCGCCCGACCTTCTGCCGCTCTCGCCCGCGACCGACGAGAACGCGGGCGCGACGACCGACTCCGTCGATCACCTCGTGATCGCGACGCCCGATGCCGAGCGCGCGAAGTCGCTCTACGGCGAGGCGCTCGGGATTCGACTCGGCCTCGACAAGGAGTTTCCTTGGGGCGCGCGTCAGCAGTTTTTCCGGCTCGGCCACTTCACGCTCGAGGTGGTGTCGTCGCTGAAGCCGGACGCGCCGCGCACCGGCCCCGACCGTCCAGCGGGTGTCGCCTATCGCGTCGCGGATGCACCCGCCGCGCATGCGCGCCTCAGCGAAGCGGGCTTCGACCTCACGCCCTGCAAACCCGGACGCAAGCCCGGCACCTTCGTGTTCACGGTGAAGTCGGGAACCTGCGGCGTGCCCACGCTGATGATTCAGCCCTCGGTCTCGGAGCGTCGGCCCGGCTAA
- the nadA gene encoding quinolinate synthase NadA, which translates to MSAAPQLVRPEFPADLEGAIRALKRERNAVLLAHYYQECEIQDLADFVGDSLALAQAATRVERDVIVFCGVHFMAETAKILNPTRKVVVPDLEAGCSLADGCPPRDLAAFKAQHPGAKLLSYINCSAEVKAMSDLICTSSNAVAMARHFDGQKLILAPDRHLAKWMGEQLGRDDLIVWPGACIVHEQFSAKELAALKVKHADAEVLAHPECESAVLAQADFVASTTGIIKRAVESRATTLIIATEDGVFHEIEKQLAAAGKKKTLIQAPGIDESCSCNRCPFMRLNTLEKLYLCLRDLAPEVTVPEDLRVKALAPIELMLKLSRNLAPQPKPAGRA; encoded by the coding sequence ATGTCCGCCGCCCCCCAACTCGTTAGGCCCGAGTTCCCCGCCGATCTCGAAGGAGCGATTCGCGCGCTGAAGCGCGAGCGCAACGCGGTGCTGCTCGCGCACTACTACCAGGAATGCGAGATCCAGGATCTCGCGGATTTCGTCGGCGACTCGCTCGCGCTCGCGCAGGCTGCGACCCGCGTCGAGCGCGACGTGATCGTGTTCTGCGGCGTTCATTTCATGGCCGAGACCGCGAAGATCCTGAATCCGACGCGCAAGGTCGTGGTGCCCGATCTCGAGGCGGGCTGCTCGCTCGCCGACGGCTGCCCGCCGAGGGACCTCGCCGCGTTCAAGGCGCAGCACCCCGGCGCGAAGCTGCTCTCCTACATCAACTGCTCCGCGGAAGTGAAGGCGATGAGCGACCTGATCTGCACCTCGTCGAACGCGGTCGCGATGGCGCGCCACTTCGACGGGCAGAAGCTCATCCTCGCGCCGGACCGTCACCTCGCGAAGTGGATGGGCGAGCAGCTCGGGCGCGACGACCTGATCGTGTGGCCCGGCGCGTGCATCGTGCACGAGCAGTTCAGCGCGAAGGAGCTCGCGGCGCTGAAGGTGAAGCATGCGGACGCGGAGGTGCTGGCGCATCCCGAATGCGAGAGCGCCGTGCTCGCGCAAGCGGACTTCGTGGCCTCGACGACGGGCATCATCAAGCGCGCGGTCGAGTCGCGCGCGACGACGCTGATCATCGCGACGGAAGACGGCGTGTTCCACGAGATCGAGAAGCAGCTCGCGGCGGCAGGGAAAAAGAAGACGTTGATCCAGGCGCCGGGCATCGACGAGAGCTGCTCGTGCAACCGCTGCCCGTTCATGCGCCTCAACACGCTCGAGAAGCTCTACCTGTGCCTGCGCGACCTGGCGCCCGAGGTGACCGTGCCCGAAGACCTGCGCGTGAAGGCGCTCGCGCCGATCGAGCTGATGCTGAAGCTGTCGCGAAACCTCGCGCCGCAGCCGAAGCCGGCAGGCAGGGCGTGA
- a CDS encoding energy transducer TonB, whose protein sequence is MKAIRRPPPRYPQEAQLAGISGWVKLRFTVAADGTTRDVQVVLAEPPGVFDAAAIEAAQRFFYSPRTENGVAVDRPNVETEITFTWIDRGGALVIDPRRPASR, encoded by the coding sequence GTGAAAGCGATTCGCAGGCCGCCGCCGCGTTATCCGCAGGAAGCGCAGCTCGCGGGAATCTCCGGCTGGGTGAAGCTGCGGTTCACCGTCGCCGCGGACGGCACGACGAGGGACGTGCAGGTCGTGCTTGCCGAGCCGCCGGGCGTGTTCGACGCGGCGGCGATCGAAGCCGCGCAGCGCTTCTTCTACTCGCCGCGGACCGAGAATGGTGTCGCGGTGGATCGCCCGAACGTCGAAACCGAGATCACGTTCACGTGGATCGACCGCGGTGGCGCGCTCGTCATCGACCCCCGTCGCCCGGCGTCACGCTGA
- a CDS encoding fibronectin type III domain-containing protein encodes MLRATTCNTVAVLVLVLASASARAAELVVEWAPLAVAVESYQVERRVDDPSESFRLIARVSGDATRFSDRSVRLGVRYCYRVRGVRAERMSPPSPELCSVATEPAREPEPAPEEAAPLVPPLDT; translated from the coding sequence ATGCTTCGCGCCACCACATGCAACACGGTCGCCGTGCTCGTGCTCGTGCTCGCGAGCGCCTCCGCGCGCGCGGCCGAGCTCGTCGTCGAGTGGGCGCCGCTCGCGGTCGCGGTGGAGAGTTATCAGGTCGAACGGCGCGTCGATGATCCCAGCGAGTCCTTCCGCTTGATCGCGCGGGTCTCGGGAGACGCGACGCGCTTCTCCGACCGCAGCGTTCGCTTGGGCGTGCGGTATTGCTACCGCGTTCGCGGCGTCCGCGCGGAGCGCATGTCGCCGCCTTCGCCGGAGCTGTGCAGCGTCGCCACCGAGCCCGCGCGCGAGCCGGAGCCCGCTCCCGAGGAGGCGGCCCCGCTCGTCCCGCCGCTCGACACGTAG
- a CDS encoding ferredoxin family protein, with amino-acid sequence MPGLFIDVQVDASVAKDAALAKKLADVCAVDIFDQNADGTLKIVADNLDECVLCDLCIQAAPAGAVRVIKLYEN; translated from the coding sequence ATGCCCGGGCTGTTCATCGACGTGCAGGTGGACGCGAGCGTCGCCAAGGACGCCGCGCTCGCGAAGAAGCTCGCCGACGTGTGCGCGGTCGACATCTTCGACCAGAATGCGGACGGCACCCTGAAGATCGTCGCGGACAACCTCGACGAGTGCGTGCTGTGCGATCTCTGCATCCAGGCCGCGCCCGCGGGCGCGGTGCGCGTGATCAAGCTCTACGAGAACTGA
- a CDS encoding CoA-binding protein: MSILITKDTTFIIQGITGREAVNLTRENLAYGAKIIGGVTPGRAGRDIYGVPVYDTVREIVAKHGQPDGSIVSVPPRFTRDAVFEALENGIKLVVVVTENIPRKEVAQMVELAALRGARIIGPNCLGMISPGEAKMGGVGGPAANTRQAYKNGPIGVMSRSGGMTTEIASTLTAAGLGQSTCVSIGGDAIVGTTYAELMPLFEADAETKAIAIYSEPGGRMEAELAEWVTRNKSRLPIVAFMAGRFMDEMKGMRFGHAGTIVEGKEDTTAEKIARMEAAGISVAERIEEIPALIRKRLAAKGVTL, from the coding sequence ATGTCGATCCTCATCACGAAAGACACGACCTTCATCATTCAAGGCATCACCGGCCGCGAGGCGGTGAACCTGACGCGCGAGAACCTCGCCTACGGTGCGAAGATCATCGGCGGCGTGACGCCGGGGCGCGCGGGGCGCGACATCTACGGCGTGCCCGTCTACGACACGGTGCGCGAGATCGTCGCGAAGCACGGGCAGCCGGACGGCTCGATCGTGTCGGTGCCGCCGCGCTTCACGCGCGATGCGGTGTTCGAGGCGCTCGAGAACGGCATCAAGCTCGTCGTCGTCGTCACGGAGAACATCCCGCGCAAGGAAGTGGCGCAGATGGTCGAGCTCGCGGCGCTGCGCGGCGCGCGCATCATCGGCCCGAACTGCCTCGGCATGATCTCGCCCGGCGAAGCGAAGATGGGCGGCGTCGGCGGCCCCGCGGCGAACACGCGGCAGGCCTACAAGAATGGCCCCATCGGCGTGATGTCGCGCAGCGGCGGCATGACCACCGAGATCGCGTCCACCCTGACAGCCGCGGGCCTCGGCCAGAGCACCTGCGTGTCGATCGGCGGCGACGCGATCGTCGGCACGACCTACGCCGAGCTGATGCCGCTGTTCGAGGCCGACGCGGAGACGAAGGCGATCGCGATCTACTCCGAGCCCGGCGGCCGCATGGAAGCCGAGCTCGCGGAGTGGGTAACCCGCAACAAGTCGCGCCTGCCGATCGTGGCGTTCATGGCGGGCCGCTTCATGGACGAGATGAAGGGCATGCGCTTCGGCCACGCCGGTACGATCGTCGAAGGCAAGGAAGACACGACCGCGGAGAAGATCGCGCGCATGGAGGCGGCGGGAATCAGCGTGGCCGAGCGCATCGAGGAGATCCCCGCGCTGATCCGCAAGCGCCTCGCGGCGAAGGGAGTGACGCTGTAA
- a CDS encoding acetate--CoA ligase family protein: protein MRFYEYESKALFRKRGMPLGRGKVVNSAAEASAAAKEIAGPVVVKSQVLSGGRMKAGAVQFADTPEQAAAKYEHVLPIIVKGERARCVLVEEKSPVAKEFFASVTWDGRAKKPVLLFSDMGGIDIEEVAEKHPEHLSRTHFSSILPISERVAKEAISAVGVTGDDLNALIPIVYKLMQLFLDFDLTLAEINPLAKLTNGKFIVLDGHVDMEAEARGAHKPLLAELGIGDDETRLARPPTKFELDGARVNAADHRGVAGNVVEFDGNLGLIIGAGGGSLTLFDAVRKHGGKPANYCEIGGNPSVGKAKNLTKLILSKPGVEKIAVMMNVVSNTRVDIVARGVIKGCLEAGKKPSDVIAIFRIPGSWEEEGFKILKKYGVDFCDRSVSMYEAAGRAVAKMKA from the coding sequence ATGCGTTTTTACGAGTACGAGTCGAAGGCGCTGTTCCGCAAGCGCGGCATGCCGCTCGGCCGTGGCAAGGTGGTGAACAGCGCGGCTGAAGCGAGCGCTGCCGCGAAGGAGATCGCCGGCCCCGTCGTCGTGAAGAGCCAGGTGCTCTCCGGCGGGCGCATGAAGGCGGGCGCGGTGCAGTTCGCCGACACGCCCGAGCAGGCCGCCGCGAAGTACGAGCACGTGCTGCCCATCATCGTGAAGGGCGAGAGAGCGCGCTGCGTGCTCGTGGAGGAGAAGTCGCCCGTCGCGAAGGAGTTCTTCGCGAGCGTCACCTGGGACGGGCGCGCGAAAAAGCCCGTGCTGCTGTTCTCGGACATGGGCGGAATCGACATCGAGGAAGTCGCCGAGAAGCACCCCGAGCATCTCTCGCGCACGCACTTCTCCTCGATCCTGCCGATCAGCGAGCGCGTCGCGAAGGAGGCGATCAGCGCGGTCGGCGTGACGGGGGACGACCTCAACGCGCTGATCCCGATCGTCTACAAGCTGATGCAGCTGTTCCTCGACTTCGATCTCACGCTCGCCGAGATCAATCCGCTCGCGAAGCTGACGAACGGCAAGTTCATCGTGCTCGACGGCCACGTGGACATGGAGGCCGAAGCGCGCGGCGCGCACAAGCCGCTGCTCGCGGAGCTCGGCATCGGCGACGACGAGACGCGCCTCGCGCGGCCGCCGACGAAGTTCGAGCTCGACGGCGCGCGCGTGAACGCCGCGGACCACCGCGGCGTGGCCGGCAACGTGGTCGAGTTCGACGGCAACTTGGGACTCATCATCGGCGCCGGCGGCGGCTCGCTCACGCTGTTCGACGCGGTGCGCAAGCACGGCGGCAAGCCCGCGAACTACTGCGAGATCGGCGGCAACCCCAGCGTGGGCAAGGCGAAGAATCTCACCAAGCTGATCCTCTCGAAGCCCGGCGTGGAGAAGATCGCGGTGATGATGAACGTGGTCTCGAACACGCGCGTCGACATCGTCGCGCGCGGCGTGATCAAGGGCTGCCTCGAGGCCGGCAAGAAGCCGAGCGACGTGATCGCGATCTTCCGCATCCCCGGCTCGTGGGAGGAAGAAGGCTTCAAGATCTTGAAGAAGTACGGCGTCGACTTCTGCGACCGCAGCGTGTCGATGTACGAAGCCGCGGGGCGCGCGGTAGCGAAGATGAAGGCGTAG
- a CDS encoding type II toxin-antitoxin system VapB family antitoxin: protein MCMKRTNLVLREDLLEEATRLSGEKTYSRAVEKALEEFVKRAKARRILELRGSGLWEGDLGEMRRDRRPTRRRRA, encoded by the coding sequence GTGTGTATGAAACGCACGAATCTTGTGCTTCGCGAAGATCTGCTGGAAGAGGCGACGCGGCTGTCGGGTGAGAAGACCTACTCACGCGCCGTGGAGAAGGCCCTCGAGGAGTTCGTAAAGCGCGCGAAGGCGCGGCGCATTCTCGAACTCCGCGGCTCGGGACTTTGGGAGGGGGACCTCGGCGAGATGCGCAGGGATCGCCGCCCCACGAGGCGTCGCCGCGCGTGA
- a CDS encoding PIN domain-containing protein, whose translation MILVDTSVWVDVFRRFRPLDLDAVIDIGEVVTCLPVIQEVLQGFRDERAFRTARESMLALPCIESPVRESVVLEAVGLYRSARRSGLTIRSSTDCLIAACAIRHDLEVLHRDRDFSAIAQVAPLRHRSV comes from the coding sequence GTGATCCTCGTCGACACCTCGGTCTGGGTGGATGTCTTCCGCCGCTTTCGTCCCCTCGATCTCGACGCAGTCATCGACATCGGCGAAGTCGTGACCTGCCTGCCCGTCATCCAAGAGGTCCTGCAGGGCTTTCGGGACGAACGAGCGTTCCGGACGGCGCGTGAGTCCATGTTGGCTCTGCCGTGCATCGAGTCGCCGGTCCGCGAATCGGTCGTGCTCGAGGCAGTGGGCCTCTACCGCTCGGCCCGGCGCTCGGGCTTGACGATTCGGTCCTCGACCGACTGCCTGATCGCCGCGTGCGCGATTCGGCACGACCTCGAGGTACTGCACCGCGACCGCGACTTCTCAGCGATCGCGCAGGTTGCCCCGCTACGCCATCGCAGCGTGTAG
- a CDS encoding MaoC family dehydratase, with product MSAPRVIHKKTGNFLEDFRPGQVFRHKLGKTVTEGLFTTFTEFAMTTSPLAKNARYARAHGFDGLVVPPGLAMLVAFSQTVEDVSENARANLEYIDMRFGAPVYVGDTLEVTTKVLGIKTSASRPNLGVVHVQSTARKNVGAPGEAVVMTWQRKVQVYKSNDAAKANEGEIAADEVACELWLPPYDAKRDYKALAHLSNADTYYEDFEPGTRIEHSRGRTMTSEHIHLTAILDNTSQVHCNQHMIDLNPEQYVGGQLIIFGGIPFVLCLGLSCPDVADNALGDLTYTTGKHTAPLFAGDTVFAATEILGKRDLTGRPDLGVISTRLFGYKPKAKQSTERVQIFELDREIVVKRRSHYA from the coding sequence ATGTCCGCGCCTCGCGTCATCCACAAGAAGACCGGGAACTTCCTCGAAGACTTCCGGCCGGGGCAGGTCTTCCGCCACAAGCTCGGCAAGACCGTGACCGAGGGCTTGTTCACCACGTTCACCGAGTTCGCGATGACGACCTCGCCGCTCGCGAAGAACGCCCGCTACGCGCGCGCGCACGGCTTCGACGGGCTCGTCGTGCCGCCGGGCCTCGCGATGCTGGTCGCCTTCTCACAGACGGTCGAGGACGTGAGCGAGAACGCGCGCGCGAACCTCGAGTACATCGACATGCGCTTCGGCGCGCCGGTGTACGTGGGCGACACGCTCGAGGTCACGACCAAGGTGCTCGGCATCAAGACGAGCGCGTCGCGCCCGAACCTCGGCGTGGTGCACGTGCAGAGCACGGCGCGCAAGAACGTCGGCGCCCCGGGCGAGGCCGTGGTGATGACCTGGCAGCGCAAGGTCCAGGTGTACAAGAGCAACGACGCGGCGAAGGCGAACGAGGGCGAGATCGCGGCGGACGAAGTCGCGTGCGAGCTATGGCTGCCGCCGTACGACGCAAAGCGCGACTACAAGGCGCTCGCGCACCTCTCGAACGCCGACACTTATTACGAAGACTTCGAGCCCGGCACGCGCATCGAGCACTCGCGCGGCCGCACCATGACGAGCGAGCACATCCACCTGACCGCGATTCTCGACAACACGAGCCAGGTGCACTGCAACCAGCACATGATCGACCTGAACCCCGAGCAGTACGTCGGCGGCCAGCTGATCATCTTCGGCGGCATCCCGTTCGTGCTCTGCCTCGGCCTCTCCTGCCCCGACGTCGCCGACAACGCGCTCGGCGACCTCACCTACACGACGGGCAAGCACACCGCGCCGCTGTTCGCGGGCGACACGGTGTTCGCGGCGACGGAGATCCTCGGCAAGCGCGACCTGACAGGCCGCCCCGATCTCGGCGTGATCTCGACGCGCCTGTTCGGCTACAAGCCGAAGGCGAAGCAGAGCACGGAGCGCGTGCAGATCTTCGAGCTGGATCGCGAGATCGTGGTGAAGCGAAGAAGCCACTACGCGTAG
- a CDS encoding Re/Si-specific NAD(P)(+) transhydrogenase subunit alpha — protein sequence MIVFVPRETAASENRVAIAPDGAKALVKLGLDVRIEPGAGVAAGFDDAAYVAAGAKLEPGALAAADLVLKVQAPSDSEIARLKSGAALVALMRPLDDPQRAAALAKRGVTTFALELIPRITRAQSMDVLSSQATIAGYRAVLLAALRMPKLFPMMVTAAGTITSARVFVIGAGVAGLQAIATAKRLGGVVEAYDTRAAAAEQIESLGARFVKLELDAGDAQDAGGYAKAQSEEFYAKQRALMAATAAKSDVVITTALVPGQRAPLLIDEAGVRGMKRGAVVVDLAAANGGNVALTNPGGERDVDGVLLLGPLNLPAEVPGDASRLFSRNVVTLVTHLVKDAKLALDLADEITRGTLLTHAGEITQALVKERAGA from the coding sequence ATGATCGTTTTCGTTCCGCGTGAGACGGCCGCATCCGAAAACCGCGTCGCGATCGCGCCCGACGGCGCGAAGGCGCTCGTCAAGCTCGGGCTCGACGTGCGCATCGAGCCCGGCGCCGGCGTCGCCGCGGGCTTCGACGACGCCGCGTACGTGGCCGCTGGCGCGAAGCTCGAGCCCGGTGCGCTCGCCGCCGCCGACCTCGTGCTGAAGGTGCAGGCGCCGAGCGACTCCGAGATCGCGCGGCTCAAGAGCGGTGCGGCTCTGGTCGCGCTGATGCGGCCCCTCGACGACCCGCAGCGCGCCGCGGCGCTCGCCAAGCGCGGTGTCACCACCTTCGCGCTCGAGCTGATCCCGCGCATCACCCGCGCGCAGTCGATGGACGTGCTCTCGTCGCAGGCCACGATCGCGGGCTATCGCGCGGTGCTGCTCGCGGCGCTGCGCATGCCGAAGCTGTTCCCGATGATGGTCACCGCCGCCGGCACGATCACCTCGGCGCGCGTGTTCGTGATCGGCGCCGGTGTCGCCGGCCTGCAGGCGATCGCGACGGCGAAGCGCCTCGGTGGCGTGGTCGAGGCGTACGACACGCGCGCGGCGGCGGCGGAGCAGATCGAGTCGCTCGGCGCGCGCTTCGTGAAGCTCGAGCTCGACGCCGGCGACGCGCAGGACGCGGGCGGCTACGCGAAGGCGCAGAGCGAGGAGTTCTACGCGAAGCAGCGCGCGCTGATGGCCGCGACCGCGGCGAAGAGCGACGTCGTGATCACGACCGCGCTCGTGCCCGGCCAGCGCGCGCCGCTGCTGATCGACGAAGCGGGGGTGCGCGGCATGAAGCGCGGCGCCGTCGTCGTGGACCTCGCGGCCGCGAACGGTGGCAACGTGGCGCTCACGAATCCCGGCGGCGAGCGCGACGTGGACGGCGTGCTGTTGTTAGGACCGCTGAACCTGCCCGCGGAGGTTCCCGGCGACGCCAGCCGCCTCTTCAGCCGCAACGTCGTCACGCTCGTCACGCACCTCGTGAAGGACGCCAAGCTCGCGCTCGATCTCGCTGACGAGATCACGCGCGGCACGCTGCTCACGCACGCCGGTGAGATCACCCAAGCTCTCGTGAAGGAGCGCGCCGGCGCTTAG
- a CDS encoding FKBP-type peptidyl-prolyl cis-trans isomerase — protein MPTALDRVRVHYEGRLADGTIFDSSIARNEPATFQLSGVIPCWTEGVAQMKEGGKATLVCPPDKAYGEAGVPGVIPANATLTFEVELLGVESQQAPAALQ, from the coding sequence ATGCCGACCGCTCTCGACCGCGTGCGCGTGCACTACGAGGGCCGGCTCGCCGACGGCACGATCTTCGACAGCTCGATCGCCCGGAACGAGCCGGCGACGTTCCAGCTGAGCGGCGTGATCCCGTGCTGGACCGAGGGCGTGGCGCAGATGAAGGAGGGCGGAAAGGCCACGCTCGTTTGTCCGCCCGACAAGGCGTATGGCGAAGCCGGCGTGCCCGGCGTGATCCCCGCCAACGCGACGCTCACCTTCGAGGTGGAGCTGCTCGGCGTCGAATCGCAGCAGGCGCCCGCGGCGCTGCAGTGA
- a CDS encoding dienelactone hydrolase family protein, with protein sequence MKTREDAFGHWAAPERGPSPGVVVIPDVWGVSDLYRRVAARLVEAGFAVLVVDQYRYTGREGLTPATALPFIAQLTDSAVLRAVQEGIDALAASSDVASRKVGLIGFCMGGQYALLAACECRGLSACAPFYGMVRYEAGLDRAKKPRQPLDALATLSCPVLGLYGAEDALIPLADVEELKRRLAQTKHASAVHIYPGAGHAFLNDTRPDAYRPEAAADAWSKLVPFLRAQLS encoded by the coding sequence GTGAAGACGCGCGAGGACGCGTTCGGCCACTGGGCAGCGCCCGAGCGCGGCCCGAGCCCCGGCGTCGTCGTCATTCCCGACGTGTGGGGCGTGTCCGATCTCTATCGGCGCGTAGCGGCGAGGCTGGTCGAAGCAGGCTTCGCCGTGCTCGTCGTCGACCAGTACCGCTACACGGGACGCGAGGGCCTCACGCCCGCGACCGCGCTGCCGTTTATCGCGCAGCTCACCGACTCCGCCGTGCTGCGCGCGGTGCAGGAAGGCATCGACGCGCTCGCGGCGAGCTCGGATGTCGCGAGCCGCAAGGTCGGCCTGATCGGCTTCTGCATGGGCGGGCAGTACGCGCTGCTCGCTGCGTGCGAGTGCCGCGGCCTGTCCGCTTGCGCGCCGTTCTATGGGATGGTGCGCTACGAGGCTGGCCTCGATCGCGCGAAGAAGCCGCGCCAGCCGCTGGACGCGCTCGCGACGCTCTCGTGCCCCGTGCTTGGGCTCTACGGCGCCGAGGACGCGCTGATTCCCCTCGCCGATGTCGAGGAGCTGAAGCGCCGTCTCGCGCAGACGAAGCACGCGAGCGCCGTGCACATCTACCCAGGCGCCGGGCACGCATTCCTGAACGACACGCGCCCCGACGCCTACCGCCCCGAAGCCGCCGCAGACGCGTGGTCGAA